One window of Triticum dicoccoides isolate Atlit2015 ecotype Zavitan chromosome 5A, WEW_v2.0, whole genome shotgun sequence genomic DNA carries:
- the LOC119297362 gene encoding GDSL esterase/lipase At5g45910-like, whose amino-acid sequence MELTLVFSLLALFCLQGVSADRVKFTSLFALGDSNIDTGNLLILATPDVPVFNNKPPYGKTFFGHPNGRFSDGRVTIDFIAEEFGLPLLRPSLQKSPDVSKGVNFAVGGATSLNADFFERNKYVNFKLLNSSLNVQLDWFEKLKPSFCKTAGPSECFKKTLFVVGEFGVNDYNLAWAAGKSEGEVRAYVPQVVQNIANAVDVLIKGGATYVVLPGIPPIGCSPSLLATRVKLNKAKEFDQLGCLSDVDRVTKYHNTQLRDAIDGLRRKYTHAKVIKADFYNPIIDILRNPGRFGVAGGDVLRACCGGGGKYNWNISAVCSQPGVAACKNPSAFVSWDGTHFTEATYRHVAKRWLSGPYADPPILNANN is encoded by the exons ATGGAGCTTACCCTCGTATTCTCACTTCTCGCCCTCTTCTGTCTCCAAGGCGTGAGCGCCGACAGGGTTAAGTTCACCTCCTTGTTTGCCCTCGGCGACTCCAACATCGACACCGGCAACCTGCTTATCTTGGCTACTCCGGATGTGCCTGTGTTCAATAACAAGCCTCCTTACGGCAAGACCTTCTTTGGCCACCCCAATGGCCGCTTCAGCGACGGGAGAGTCACCATCGATTTCATCG CCGAGGAGTTTGGTCTCCCTCTTCTTCGACCCTCCCTGCAAAAGAGCCCTGACGTCTCCAAGGGCGTCAACTTCGCTGTCGGCGGCGCGACGTCGCTCAACGCCGACTTCTTCGAGAGGAACAAATATGTTAATTTCAAGCTTCTAAACAGTTCTCTGAACGTGCAGCTGGACTGGTTCGAGAAACTCAAGCCATCGTTTTGCAAGACGGCAG GACCAAGTGAATGCTTCAAGAAAACCCTCTTCGTCGTCGGGGAGTTTGGAGTGAACGACTACAACCTGGCATGGGCTGCGGGGAAGTCTGAAGGCGAAGTGAGGGCTTATGTACCTCAAGTTGTGCAAAATATTGCCAATGCCGTCGAT GTGCTCATCAAAGGAGGTGCAACTTACGTGGTCCTGCCGGGGATCCCGCCGATCGGGTGCTCGCCGTCCCTGCTGGCGACCCGCGTGAAGCTCAACAAGGCGAAGGAGTTCGACCAGCTCGGCTGCCTAAGCGACGTCGACCGCGTGACCAAGTACCACAACACCCAGCTCCGTGATGCGATCGACGGTCTGAGGCGCAAGTACACGCATGCCAAGGTCATCAAGGCTGACTTCTACAACCCGATCATCGACATCCTCCGAAACCCTGGCCGGTTCG GAGTGGCCGGCGGCGACGTTCTGCGGGCTTGCTGCGGAGGTGGCGGGAAGTACAACTGGAACATCAGCGCCGTGTGCAGCCAACCGGGGGTGGCCGCCTGCAAGAATCCCTCGGCGTTTGTGAGCTGGGACGGGACTCACTTCACGGAGGCCACGTACCGCCACGTCGCCAAAAGGTGGCTCTCCGGTCCTTACGCCGATCCGCCCATACTGAATGCTAATAACTAG